A portion of the Candidatus Schekmanbacteria bacterium genome contains these proteins:
- a CDS encoding DUF523 domain-containing protein, whose product MDERVKIGISSCLLGKNVRYDGGHKLDKCLIDAFEGFAEWVPVCPEVECGLSVPREEMKLAGTSDSPHLVTVNTNIDYTQLMQEWMEKRLAVLENENLCGFIFKSNSPSCALYGIKIFNESRIAETNGTGIFASKFIKHFPSIPVEDEKRLQDEEIRGKFLARILKFARQ is encoded by the coding sequence ATGGATGAACGGGTAAAAATTGGAATCAGCTCCTGCCTCCTGGGAAAAAATGTGAGATATGACGGCGGGCATAAATTGGACAAATGTCTTATAGATGCTTTCGAAGGATTTGCTGAATGGGTGCCTGTGTGTCCTGAAGTTGAATGCGGCTTGTCTGTCCCGAGAGAAGAAATGAAACTTGCCGGAACTTCTGATTCTCCACATCTTGTCACAGTAAATACTAATATAGATTATACCCAACTCATGCAGGAGTGGATGGAAAAACGTCTCGCCGTCCTTGAAAATGAGAATCTCTGCGGATTTATCTTCAAGAGCAACTCGCCAAGCTGCGCATTGTATGGAATTAAGATTTTTAATGAGAGTAGAATAGCTGAAACAAATGGGACCGGTATTTTTGCCTCGAAGTTCATTAAGCATTTCCCTTCCATTCCTGTTGAGGATGAAAAAAGACTTCAGGATGAGGAGATAAGGGGAAAATTTCTTGCGCGAATATTGAAGTTTGCCAGACAGTAG
- a CDS encoding MFS transporter — protein sequence MKPRLLNEHEKPTREHYAILLMSWSGWVFDFYDLILYTFLLIPIGKELHLNDVMLSYVLGASLAATAVGGVIFGILSDRYGRKSVLQWTIIVYSVGTFLSGFATNIELLLIFRIITGLGVGGEWATGQTYIGETFPANVRGKYCAFMQTGAPIGVALASVVGGFVAPVIGWRMSFFVSVLPALLVIFIRKKLPESDVWLERKKLVASGTMSPEALEGEKGNKFVILFSAAYRMLFIQSLILAVFDMSAYWFTYSWLPGYLHQQRQFSLAKSAIWMLVTQAGGFLGYFTFGFVADRLGRRPAYSIYSVGMAFGLVMITLMWNVIAMYPSLILAFMFLVGFGTGMFGGFGALFSELFPTNIRNTAMGSAFNLARGVQFFTPVIIAVIAGRYGLGGGISLAALFALLTGAWVWTFPETRGKKLGEIEGEL from the coding sequence ATGAAGCCGCGACTTCTCAATGAACATGAAAAACCAACCAGAGAGCACTATGCAATACTGCTGATGAGCTGGTCTGGCTGGGTTTTTGATTTCTATGATCTCATTTTATATACCTTTCTTCTAATCCCAATCGGAAAGGAACTCCATCTCAACGATGTGATGCTCTCATACGTTCTTGGTGCTTCCCTTGCTGCAACAGCAGTGGGAGGAGTCATATTCGGGATACTTTCAGACCGCTATGGACGTAAAAGCGTCCTGCAATGGACCATAATCGTTTACAGCGTGGGAACTTTTTTAAGCGGATTTGCAACTAATATCGAGCTGCTCCTGATCTTCAGAATCATCACAGGGCTTGGCGTAGGCGGCGAATGGGCGACAGGGCAGACCTACATAGGCGAAACATTCCCTGCGAATGTGCGCGGCAAATACTGCGCATTCATGCAAACCGGTGCGCCCATTGGAGTTGCGCTTGCATCGGTTGTCGGCGGTTTTGTGGCTCCTGTAATAGGCTGGAGGATGAGTTTCTTCGTTTCAGTACTCCCTGCCCTTCTAGTAATCTTTATCAGGAAAAAACTCCCGGAGTCGGATGTCTGGCTTGAAAGGAAGAAACTTGTTGCCTCAGGGACAATGTCCCCGGAAGCACTTGAAGGTGAAAAGGGGAACAAGTTTGTAATATTATTTTCCGCAGCATACAGGATGCTCTTCATCCAATCGCTGATCCTCGCTGTCTTCGACATGTCTGCTTACTGGTTCACCTATTCATGGCTTCCGGGATACTTACATCAGCAGAGACAGTTTTCCCTGGCTAAATCCGCTATCTGGATGCTGGTGACGCAGGCAGGAGGATTTTTAGGCTACTTCACTTTCGGTTTTGTTGCAGACAGGCTTGGCAGGAGACCAGCATATTCAATCTATTCGGTAGGCATGGCATTTGGCCTTGTCATGATTACCTTAATGTGGAATGTCATTGCCATGTACCCGTCATTAATACTTGCCTTCATGTTCCTCGTCGGATTCGGCACAGGAATGTTCGGAGGATTCGGCGCCCTTTTCTCGGAATTATTCCCGACCAATATCAGGAACACGGCAATGGGTTCCGCATTCAATCTCGCAAGGGGTGTGCAGTTTTTCACTCCGGTTATTATCGCGGTGATTGCGGGAAGGTACGGGCTCGGCGGAGGCATATCCCTCGCAGCGCTTTTTGCCCTCCTTACAGGCGCATGGGTTTGGACATTTCCGGAAACAAGGGGGAAAAAACTCGGGGAAATAGAAGGAGAATTATAA
- a CDS encoding methyltransferase domain-containing protein, with the protein MEKLDDLIKVAYGFSVSKVLFTSVKFDVYTKLSKSEKSASQLAAELQLPERSFTRILNACAAFGLLKKKDGKYSNSAVAEEYLVAGKPLYFGYHINALNDRLYGPWGNLEEIIKKDEFHPSVEGKSDDIIKAVASTKEFARKAMMSQHNYSQMIAKDFAEIVDLSKYKKMLDVGGGTAILTVEALKKNPHLQSIVFDRAFVLAVAEDIVAEHGVGDRVKLQPGDILVDPFPEGADVALLSGILDGYEEKTCRAIVKKIYDYLPSGGLFLVTESVIYDDRSGPIFPSIFSLILLLQTKEGDARSQGEMTEWMRDAGFIDIKYKIMKNLSGAYRNSGLLTAVKK; encoded by the coding sequence ATGGAAAAACTTGATGACCTGATAAAAGTCGCATACGGATTCTCTGTGTCAAAGGTCCTTTTTACTTCTGTAAAATTCGATGTCTATACAAAGCTCTCAAAATCTGAAAAATCTGCCTCTCAACTTGCCGCAGAACTTCAGCTTCCTGAGAGATCTTTCACCAGGATACTTAACGCCTGTGCGGCTTTCGGGCTTTTAAAAAAGAAAGACGGGAAATATTCCAACTCCGCAGTGGCTGAGGAGTATCTTGTTGCAGGTAAGCCTTTATATTTCGGTTATCATATAAACGCATTGAACGACAGGCTTTACGGGCCATGGGGAAATCTTGAAGAGATAATAAAAAAAGATGAGTTCCATCCGTCGGTGGAAGGAAAATCTGATGACATAATCAAGGCAGTGGCAAGCACAAAGGAATTTGCGCGAAAAGCCATGATGTCCCAGCATAACTACAGCCAGATGATAGCAAAAGACTTTGCCGAGATAGTCGACCTTTCAAAATACAAAAAAATGCTCGATGTCGGGGGCGGCACCGCAATACTGACAGTTGAGGCACTTAAGAAAAATCCCCACCTTCAATCCATAGTGTTTGACCGTGCCTTTGTTCTCGCAGTTGCTGAAGACATAGTAGCCGAGCACGGAGTTGGAGACAGAGTGAAACTCCAGCCGGGAGATATATTGGTTGACCCTTTCCCGGAAGGTGCAGATGTTGCGCTTCTATCAGGGATACTCGATGGCTATGAAGAAAAAACATGCAGGGCAATAGTCAAAAAAATATACGATTACCTTCCCAGCGGAGGACTCTTCCTTGTGACAGAGTCTGTCATTTACGATGACAGGTCTGGTCCAATATTCCCATCCATATTCTCGCTCATCCTATTGCTCCAGACAAAAGAAGGCGACGCACGTTCACAGGGAGAAATGACAGAATGGATGCGGGATGCAGGATTCATTGATATAAAATACAAAATCATGAAAAATTTAAGCGGAGCTTACAGGAATTCAGGACTGTTAACTGCTGTTAAAAAATAA